Part of the Pseudomonadota bacterium genome is shown below.
CAGGTCCACCACGCCACCGGGGTGGACACGCCACTGTCCACCACGCTACCGGGGTGGACACGCCACTGTCCACCACGCCACCGGGGTGGACACGCCACTGTCCACCACGCCACCGGGGTGGACAACGGTGCGGGGCTGCACGAATGGGGGAGTACGGCTCAGGTCCACCACGCTACCGGGGTGGACACGTCAAGCCACAGGCGTGCATGCGGTTGGAGCCCGTGCTCTTCACACGCACGGTAAAACAGGAGAGACAGCTCGGACAGGGGCGAGCGATGAAAAAGAGGTGAAGGCAGCTGGGCCGCCTGCGCAGTGCTCGCGTGCCCCGTGCGAAGCAAGCCAGGAGACGCAACGTTCGAGGCGCTGAACAGTGAGGCGTTTCCGCCATGCTCGCGCGCCGCCTTGTGCGAAGCCCTCCACGGCGGCCTTCCCCTGGACGGGCTCAGGTGGCGTCGAATCTCGCCACGAACGGCACCTCTGGCGCAAAGCCCGTGTCACGGCAGACCACTGAGCCGAGCTCGCGCCCTCCGCGCAGGACCCGCACGCGCAGCCCATCGACCTCCACCGCGTCGCCTTCCTCGAGCCAGGGGGCCAGGACGTTGCCGGCGGCGTCGCTCCCCTCGTACATCCAACGGGTGTAGTCGATGCGATTGGCCTGGGCCTCGCCCTCGAAGAAGTACAGCTTGCGCTCGCGCAGAACGAGTGCCGGCATCCGCGTGTGGCGGTCGATGGCCGCGACCAGGGTCGGCTCGAGGCGCTCGATGTCGGCGCGCAGGGCCCCCACCCGCTCTATGGTGGCCGCACACGAGAACGTGCAGGGCATGTGGTAGACCCACGAATAGGTGCGGTCCTTGGCCAGCGGGTTGCAGAATGGATGCAGCGTGCGCGAGCGGCGGAAGATCTCCCACAGGAAGCTGTAGGCCCGGTCACGCAGCAGGGCGGGTAGCCGAGATGGCGCCCGTAGCTCAGCACGTCGGCGCGGGGTGCCCAGAGCACCCGGTCGCGGATCACCAGCGGATACCACATGCCGTGGCGCAGCCGCTCTGGGTCGCGCGAGATGAAGACGTGGACGCGGGCCCCCATCGACGCCCATCCGCCTTCCGGAGGACACGCTTCGAGGGGGGCGCCGTAGGCGCTGGTGCTGGCGATGCTCTCACGGCCCAGCACCCGCTCGGGCATCTTCTCCTTATCGACCATGACGAAGACGCTCTCGGCCTCCACGTGCAGGCCGTAGGCCGCGCACACGTCGCGCAGGGCCTGCAGCCGGTCGACCTCGATCCAGTCGTCGAAGAGCGGCTTGTGTCCCAGCGCCGTGGCCATGAAGTTCACGATCTGCGAGCTGTGGCCGCGCAGCTCGCACCAGTCGCGACCGAATCGCTCGGGAAGGTAGGGCTCGAACATCTGCCGGCGCGAATTCGCCTGTCACGACCGGTGGGCCTGCTCCGCCCCTGCGCCCGCAGGTTGCTGACCCGCTGCTGACCCGCGGCAGGGTTTGCCCCCGCGGGGACGGTACTGCCCGCATGTGCGACTGTCTCGCCTGATGGGCCTCACCACCGCGGCGGCGGTGATCGCGTCGATGGGGCTTGCCCTCTTCCTCGATGACGGTGCCGAGAAGGGGGCGTCCGCTCCCACGCCTTCCGCCGCCCGCTCATTCGCCGTTCCCCCATCCATCGCAGCGTCTCCCGCCACCGCACTGTCTCCCGCGACCGCGGCGTCTCCCGCGACCGCGGCGCCCTCCACCGACGCAACCTCGAACCGTCTCCATCCATACGGGCACGCCGCTCAGGGCTTCCCCGCGGGCCCCACGAGCGAGACCACCGTGACCTGTGTGCTCACGTTTCACAACCGTCATGATGCCTCGGTCGATGCGCGCCTCTTCCTTCCCGTTCCCGTGACGCGCCCTCCCGCGCTCGAGGTGCTGTCGGTGGCGCTGCCCCAAGGCGCGAGGGAGCTGCCCCCGGACGCTTCCGGCAATCGCCGCGTCCGCATCGATGTGCGCAACGTCGCAGCGGGCGGTGAGGCGCGCGTCGAGATGCAGGTGCGGGTGCGCACGCATCAGGTCGTGTCTGACGTCGACGCGCGTCTGTCGGGCAGCGGCCCGTGCACCGACCCGCCCCTGGCCCCTTTCCTCAAAGAGGAGCCGGAACTGCCGGTGGGCGATGCTGCGGTTCGCCGCGCGGCCGCCGATCTGACGCAGGGCGCGGGGAACAGATGGGACGGCCTGGTTCGCCTCTATGATTTCGTGCGCGGCCTGCGGTTCGAGATGGCTGCAGGCCCCCGGGATGTGCGCGAGGTGCTGCGCACCCGGGTGGCCCAGTGCGCCGACGCGGCGGCGCTGCTCGTCACGCTGGCGCGGGCGTCGGGTCTTCCCGCGCGTCGGGTTGGAGGGGTCTTCCTGCCCGACGAGGCGTCTTCCACCGCGGAGCTGCACGACTGGGCCGAGGTCTGGGTCTCTCCTTTTGAATGGGTGGCCGTCGACCCCACCATGGGGCGGTTCGACGACATGACCCGCGCGTCGCGGCTGGCGGCGCAGATGATGGGCTACGTGGCCCTGTGGAGCGGTCCGGATCGGGTCTTCAGCGTGGAGATCTCCCCGCGGGCCCCGCAGCCTCAGGCGACCGACCTGTCGGTGTCGTTTCGCTGGACGCCGCCGCGCATGACCCGCGCGTCGTCGCTGCTGGCGCGCTTCCCCGCACCTCACGCGCGGTCCTCGGCGAGGGCTGGGTCTGGCGACGAGACAGCGCGGCGCGCCGAGGCGAGCGTGGCGCTCGCGCAGGCACAGGATCTGGCGCACGCGCGCCAGACCGGACGCGCGCTCGCTGCACTGCAGCGCGCCATCGACGCTGTTCCCGCAGATCCGGTTGCCTGGAACACCGTCATCAACACCTATGCCGCCCTCGAGATCTGGGACGGCGTGGCCCTGGCCGCCGAGCGTGCCGGTGCATTGATGCCTGGTCAGGTTGATTTCCCCCGCGCCGTGGCGCAGGCGTGCATGCGCCAGCGGAACTACCCGCGCGCTCGCGACGCCTTCCGCGAGGCCCTCGCCCTGACGCCCGGCGACGGCTGGATGCACGCCATGCGGGGGTGGGCCTTGCGCGAGTGCGGCGATCGCGATGGAGCGCGCGCCGAGATCACCACCGGACTGCGTCTGGGCATCGACGGCTCGGAGCGGTCGTTCTTCGAGAAGATGCGCGATGCGCTGGGGCCGAGTCCTCTGCCTTGAAACCGCCCGCAGGTTTGTGTCACAATTCACAACAACGCGGCGCCCGCCTGCTCCGGCCCGATGCGGCTCGAGGCGTGGGCGCCACACGTCAGGTCCGGGACGCGCTGCCCCCCGAGCGCGCCCAACACCAGAGGAGTAAGAGTTGAGCCAGCGCGTCATCATCGTGGGTGCCGGAGTCTGCGGCCTCACGCTCGCCTATCACGTGGCGCGCGCGGGCCTTCCCGTCACGCTCCTCGAGAAGCGGGGCGGCGTCGGCGGGCTGGCCCGCGGCTTCACCTACGGCGATCACCGCTTCGACCTCGGTCCTCATCGCTTCCACAGCCCTGTGAACAAGGTGATGACCTTCATCAATGATGTTCTCGGGCAAGACTCAGCCAGCATCACGCGCTCGAGCTCGGTGCACTTCCTGGGCAAGTACCACGACTGGCCGCTCAAGCTCAAGACGGTTTTCCAGCTGCCGCCCCTGGTGTCGGTCCGGGCCTTCTTCGATCTCCTCAACAAGTCGAAGCACCATGACCCGGGAAACCCCTCGTTCGAGAACTACGTGCTCGGAAAGTACGGCCGCACCTTGTACTCGCTCTTCTTCAAGGAGTACACCGAGAAGTTCCTCGGCATCCCGGCGGCCGACACGCATCAGAACTGGGCGAAGATCGGCGTCGACCGCGCCACCATCGACGAGAAGGTCAACACGGCGACGCTTCAGCATCTCGTCAAGATGATGCTCATCCCGCGTCCGCGCGAGATGAACTTCATCTACCCGCCGGGCGGGGTGCACGTTCTGTGCGACAAGCTGCGCGAGCGCCTGATCGAGATGGGGGCCGACGTGCGCCAGAACGCGTCGCCCACGGCGCTCCTCTCTTCTGAGGGGCGGGTGCGCAAGGTGATCACGGCCGAAGGTCCCATCGAGTGCGGCCATCTTGTCTGGACCGCCCCCATCGACGAGCTGTGCCAGCTGCTGGGCCTCCCGGATCCCGACCTGCAGTACCTGTCGCTGCTGCTCTTCAACGCCATGACGAACAAGCCGGATGTGCACAAGGTGCAGTGGTGCTACTACGGCGCGCCCGATCTCATCTTCTCGCGCATCTCGTACCCAGGGCAGTTCCATGACAGCATGGTGCCCAAGGGCCGTGGCGCCATGTGCATCGAGGTGACCTGTCGCGAGGGCGATGAGCGCTGGAACGACCCGGAGCGTCTGCTGCCCGCGGTGCGGCGTGACCTCGAGCGGGTCGGCGCCGTGCGCGACCTGCGTCACATCGACGATGTGCGCATCGAGCGCGTCGACCACGCCTATCCCATCTACGACATCAAGTACCGCGACAAGCTGGCGGCCACCAAGCAGCGCCTCGAGGGGTGGAAGAACCTCATGCTGGGCGGGCGCACCGGCATGTTCTGGTACAACAACATGGATCACTCCATCGCCAACGCCTTTCAGATCAGCAAGAAGATCCTCGGCTCTACGCTGCGCGAAGCCCCCGACCTCGCCTACGGCGGACAGGCCCGGCAGGTGCTCGATGAGCTCAGCCGCGATGGTCGGCAGGGCGTTGTTCTTGCTCCAGGAGGGATGTAGCCGTGATCATTCCGCGCTTTGATCTCGCCATCGACGCCCCACTGCTGCTGCGCGCCGCACAACGCATCGCTCGTGGTGGGAGACATGATGACGCGGGTGCTGTTCGCCACTTCGAGGCAGACTTTGCCCGTTGGCTGTCGGCGGATGCATCGGCCGTGTTCGTTCCGTCGGCCCGCGGCGGGCTGTATCTCATCTTGCAGGCGCTGCGCCGCACCGGACGCATCGACGCGCGGCGCCGCTTCGTCATCGTGCCCGCCTGGACCCACGCCTCGGTGCCCGCCGTGGTGGCGGGAGCGGGGTTCGCGCCGTGGTACGTCGACTGCGATGACGCGACATTGAATGCCGAGGTCGACGCGGTGCCCGCCGAGGTGTGGAAGCAGGCGGCTGC
Proteins encoded:
- a CDS encoding FAD-dependent oxidoreductase, which gives rise to MSQRVIIVGAGVCGLTLAYHVARAGLPVTLLEKRGGVGGLARGFTYGDHRFDLGPHRFHSPVNKVMTFINDVLGQDSASITRSSSVHFLGKYHDWPLKLKTVFQLPPLVSVRAFFDLLNKSKHHDPGNPSFENYVLGKYGRTLYSLFFKEYTEKFLGIPAADTHQNWAKIGVDRATIDEKVNTATLQHLVKMMLIPRPREMNFIYPPGGVHVLCDKLRERLIEMGADVRQNASPTALLSSEGRVRKVITAEGPIECGHLVWTAPIDELCQLLGLPDPDLQYLSLLLFNAMTNKPDVHKVQWCYYGAPDLIFSRISYPGQFHDSMVPKGRGAMCIEVTCREGDERWNDPERLLPAVRRDLERVGAVRDLRHIDDVRIERVDHAYPIYDIKYRDKLAATKQRLEGWKNLMLGGRTGMFWYNNMDHSIANAFQISKKILGSTLREAPDLAYGGQARQVLDELSRDGRQGVVLAPGGM